Genomic DNA from Amycolatopsis alba DSM 44262:
GTCAGCACCCGGACCCCGGTCAGCCCCGGCGTGCCGAGGTCGTTGGTGACCGAGACGAGCGAGCCGTCACGGCGCAGGACGAGCCCGTCCCCGCCGATCAGCGGACGCTCCAGCGCGACGGCGACGGCCTTCCCCGAGTCCATGTCCACCTTGAACAGCCGTCCCGAGCTGTACAGGACGGTGAGCACGAAACCGTCCGGATGCCAGACGACGCCATTGAGCCCGAACCCCTCGCCGGTGAACTCCGGACTGGTGACGCGCGCGGTGATCCGGCCTCGCGGATCGACGCGGTACAGCGCGTCGCCGACGGTGTCGGTGACATAGGCGTTGCCGCGCGGGTCGATCGCGACGTCGTTGGCGGCGTGTTCGCCCGCACCGACGGCCAGGTCGACCAGCGCGATCCGCTTCCCCGTGCGCAGATCGAAGATCCCGAGCCCGGACTGGTGGTTCACCGTCGACGGCGTCGACCGCTCGCCGAGCCCGAGATCGCCGTAGGTGACCAGGATCC
This window encodes:
- a CDS encoding SMP-30/gluconolactonase/LRE family protein, with protein sequence MRLRQRLVLPVLLAAVVAGIGTAPAEARGAAVEVTAPSLYPEGVAWDPGRQTTLVGSVRFGTVAVVQRDRTVRTLVSDPGMVSVFGIAVDAARGRILVTYGDLGLGERSTPSTVNHQSGLGIFDLRTGKRIALVDLAVGAGEHAANDVAIDPRGNAYVTDTVGDALYRVDPRGRITARVTSPEFTGEGFGLNGVVWHPDGFVLTVLYSSGRLFKVDMDSGKAVAVALERPLIGGDGLVLRRDGSLVSVTNDLGTPGLTGVRVLTSADHWRAARERRIVTPWPDGKPTTAAETPAGVVVLTGHLDTLLAGDPSARTFALRRF